The DNA segment GGAGCTTATTTTACTTGATTTATTTATGCGAAAAAAGGGCGGTTTCGACCTGCTTAATAAAATACGCAGCAATGATACGAATATCGACGTTATTGTTATATCAGCGGCCCGAGATCCAGAGAGCATTAAGAAGGCATTGCAATATGGCGCAGTTGATTATTTGATTAAGCCCTTCAACTTCTCAAGATTTAAAGCGGCCTTGGAGAGTTATCGAGAAACCTATTACCGCATGAATACACCGGATAGTATAAGCCAAGACGATCTGGATCAGCTTATAGGAAGATCTCCCAATAAAGGGGGGAATACAGCCATGCAAAGCTTGCCAAAAGGCTTGACCTCAGGGACGCTGAAAATATTATGGGAAGCTATTGAGAAGCATGGCCGCAGTTTTTCAACTGAGGAACTCGCACAGCTGTCGGGAATATCACGTGTGTCCGTTCGAAAATATCTTGCTTTTCTACTGGAGATCGGAGTGCTGCAATCAGAGTTGATTTACGGGACAGGGGGAAGGCCCTTGGATAAATTTTGGGTATTTCCGGATAAATCTCAAGTAGTAGAGACGTATTTTTAAAATTTGATTATGGTGCCTTCGGAGACCCTCGTCATTGATTTGC comes from the Paenibacillus lentus genome and includes:
- a CDS encoding response regulator; translation: MIRVLIVEDDPMVAQFNRCYLEQVSGYQCIGAAASVEEAEALLENARPELILLDLFMRKKGGFDLLNKIRSNDTNIDVIVISAARDPESIKKALQYGAVDYLIKPFNFSRFKAALESYRETYYRMNTPDSISQDDLDQLIGRSPNKGGNTAMQSLPKGLTSGTLKILWEAIEKHGRSFSTEELAQLSGISRVSVRKYLAFLLEIGVLQSELIYGTGGRPLDKFWVFPDKSQVVETYF